In Xiphophorus couchianus chromosome 8, X_couchianus-1.0, whole genome shotgun sequence, the following proteins share a genomic window:
- the cwc27 gene encoding spliceosome-associated protein CWC27 homolog, translating into MSNIYIQEPPTSGKVLLKTTAGEIDIELWSKEAPKACRNFVQLCMEGYYDGTIFHRVVPDFIIQGGDPTGTGTGGESIYGRPFKDEFHSRLRFIRRGLVAMANAGQHDNGSQFFFTLARADELNNKHTIFGKVTGDTIYNLLRLAEVECDANERPLKPHKIRTAEVLHSPFDDITPRETKKSRKEKEKEEVKKSQSKATKNFNLLSFGEEAEEDEEMVTQVSQTLKGKSKSSHDLLKDDPRLSSVPAVKGKKKARPGNAANSGSEADDGDEESDSEEKERMRELISKKLKKEKDAEKAAELGEAETEKKTSRSDELKKEVRQLKKELQAIKQRREERSNPPPAEEVKEEKKPSSEAVAEYLEERKKYEELRQQKRKKGSNREEQTLALLNGFKSKLSSAITEGAEEEDVEELAEDDDKGWMAHVLQFDEQSRKVKDANMQDEDTFEIYDPRNPVNKRRREESKKIMKEKKAKR; encoded by the exons ATGAGCAACATTTACATCCAGGAGCCTCCCACGAGTGGAAAG GTCCTGTTGAAGACCACGGCCGGGGAGATTGATATCGAGCTGTGGTCCAAAGAGGCTCCTAAAGCATGCAGAAACTTTGTGCAGCTGTGCATGGAAG GGTACTATGATGGGACCATTTTCCACAGAGTGGTTCCGGATTTCATCATTCAGGGGGGGGATCCTACCGGCACTGGAACAGGTGGAGAGTCCATCTACGGCCGCCCATTCAAG GATGAGTTCCACTCCCGGCTGCGCTTCATTCGGCGGGGGTTGGTCGCCATGGCGAACGCCGGGCAGCACGACAACGGCAGTCAGTTTTTCTTCACGCTGGCGCGCGCGGACGAGCTCAACAACAAGCACACAATATTTGGCAAG GTCACCGGAGACACGATCTACAACCTGCTGCGGTTGGCGGAAGTCGAATGCGATGCAAACGAGCGGCCGCTGAAGCCGCACAAGATAAGAACGGCCGAG GTGTTACACTCTCCTTTTGATGACATCACACCTCGGGAAACCAAAAAATcaagaaaggaaaaggaaaaggaggaaGTGAAAAAATCCCAGTCCAAAGCCACAAA aaatttcAACCTTTTATCATTTGGAGAAGAAgctgaggaggatgaggagatGGTGACTCAAGTCAGCCAG aCATTGAAgggaaaaagcaaaagcagccaCGACCTTCTGAAAGACGATCCCAGACTCAGCTCTGTTCCAGCTGTGAA aggaaagaagaaagccAGACCCGGGAATGCGGCTAAT TCAGGCAGCGAGGCAGATGATGGCGATGAGGAATCCGACTCTGAAGAGAAGGAGAGGATGAGAGAGCTCATCAGTAAGAAACTTAAGAAAGAGAAAGATGCAGAGAAAGCGGCTGAACTCGGCGAGGCGGAGACAGAGAAGAAGACCAGCCGcag TGATGAATTAAAGAAGGAGGTCCGGCAGCTGAAGAAGGAACTACAGGCCATAAAGCAAAGGAGAGAAGAGCGTTCAAACCCTCCTCCTGCAGAAGAAGTCAAGGAGG AGAAAAAGCCGAGCAGCGAGGCCGTGGCGGAGTACCTGGAGGAAAGGAAGAAGTACGAAGAGCTCCGGCAGCAGAAACGGAAAAAAGGCTCAAACAGAGAGGAGCAG ACGTTGGCCCTGCTCAACGGCTTCAAGTCCAAGCTGTCGTCAGCCATCACCGagggagcagaggaggaggatgtggaGGAGTTGGCGGAGGATGACGACAAAGGATG GATGGCCCACGTTCTGCAGTTCGACGAGCAGAGCAGGAAAGTCAAGGACGCCAACATGCAGGACGAGGACACGTTCGAGATCTACGACCCGCGCAACCCCGTCAACAAGCGCCGGAGAGAGGAGAGCAAGAAGATCATGAAGGAGAAGAAGGCCAAGAGGTGA